Part of the uncultured Cohaesibacter sp. genome is shown below.
AAGCGGCCTTCTGCTGGCATCGATGAAGTGCGTCAGGAAATCACCACTGCCGCAAGCATCAAGTTTGCGGACTTCTGGTCTGTTGGCGGTTCCAGTCAGTACGACATTTCCGGTCGCGGTCTTGTGAGCGGCTCTTTGAAGCTGAAATATGAAGACGAGTGTTTCGCTGTAAGCCTCAAATACTCCCAGACCCGCGAGACCTATTCGGATACGACCAGCGACAAGACGGTCATGCTGCAGTTTGATTTCAAATCGCTGGCAGATGGTCAGTTGAGCTATTCCAGAGAATCCAATTAGGAAAGCCGCTGAACGTCTTCAGTTAGCCGCAATTTATTGCATAATGGTCCAGCGTCCGATTATGGACCAAAATGATGTGCGTCTGCAGGAAAATCTGCGGAATGCCCGCTGACAGATAGTTTTAATAGCACCGTGATGAGCCATTTCATGAAGCACGTTCAGTTGAAGAAGACCTTGTCCATTCTCGCCCTTGCCGTGTTCGTTCTCGCAGCAAGTGCGCAAACTCAGCGTGCCGTGGCCAGCACGATCAAGGCCGTCGTCAATGGTGCTGTGATAACGGATTTCGACATTGCACAGCGGCAGCGGCTGGAACGCCTGCTCTCTGGTGGACGGCGGTCTCTGGGGTCGACGGCAGCCTTGAACCTCCTCATTGATGACAAGCTAAAGCTGTTCGAAGCGCGCAACCGCAACATGACGGCGTCAGACGGCCAGATCGAAAACGCCATGCAGAACATGGCCCGCAACGCCCAGATGGACAAGAAGCGCCTCGTTTCGATTTTCAATCAGGCCGGTGTCAATGTGGAAACCCTGAAGGATTGGCTGAAGGTTCAGCTCTCATGGCGTGATCTGGTGGAAGCCCGTTTCAATACGCAGGTTCATGTGGACGAGGCCGAAATCTATCAGATGCTGAGTGATCAGGCCAAGAAGGACGGTGTAGTTCAGGACGCCATCCAGTTCGATCTGACCCGTGTTCTTTTCATCACCCGGACCAAATCCTCCAGTGCAGCGAAGAATCAGCGTCTGGTCGAAGCAAAACGGTTCCAGAGCAGGTTCATCTCCTGTGAAAAGGATCTGGAAGCCGCCCGCAGGCTGACCGACGTCGCCGTTGAACGCATCGGACGCAAGACGACTACAGAACTGCCTGAACCCCTTGCCAAGCGCCTGAGGGACACGGAAGTCAACAAGCTGACTCCGCCCATTCAGGTCAATGATGGATATGAAATGGTTGCCGTTTGCGGCAAGAAAGACCTTGGCAAGCAGGCAACCCTGCGCACCGAAATCCAGACCAAGATTCGCGATGAAAAAAGCAAGGTGATGGAACGCAAATACATCTCCGAGCTACGCGCCACCGCCATCATCGACAAGCGCTAACCCCAACGTGCGCTAATCCCAATATGCGCCTATCCAACTGCTGTTGTATGGTATAATACTCATTATTGTGCCAAAAAGTCAGTCTCTGCCGCCTGCGGCAGGGACCTTTTGTTTTCAATCATCGATATCCGGAATTATTCCATGGCTTCCAATCGCGACATTCTGGCTGTATCCATCGGCGAACCCGCCGGCATCGGCCCTGAAATCATCCTCAAGGCTTGGCTTTCGAGGGAAAAGGAAGGGTTGAACCCCTTCGTCGTCTTCAGCGATCCCGAGCTTCTGAAGGCGCGCGCGCGTCTGTTCGGCCTGACCGTTCCGGTACGCGTTTGCAAGCCGGAGGAAGTGTTCGACGCATTCCCGATGACGCTGCCTGTGATTCCCCTTGAAAACAAACTGAGCGACAATCCGGGCGAGCTGGAAGTCTGCAACGCACCCGGCGTCATCGAATCGATCGAGAAGGCGACAGATGCCGTATTGACCGGACAGGCAAAGGCAGTCGTTACGCTACCGATCCAGAAGGCCAATCTCTATGAGTTCGGCTTCAAGCATCCTGGCCACACCGAATTCCTCGGCGCGCTTTCCGAGCAGCATACCGGCCAGAAGGTCCAACCCGTCATGATGCTTGCAGGCCCGGAATTGCGCACCATTCCGGTAACCGGTCACATCGCGATCAACAGGGTCGCACCATCCCTGACCCCTGACTTGCTGGAAAGCATCACCCGGATCACGATTCACGATCTCCAGACCCGGTTCGGCATCGCAAAACCGAAGATCGCCATTGCCGGTCTCAACCCGCACGCAGGCGAAGGCGGAGCCATGGGCAAGGAAGATGCCACGATCATTGCACCGGTCATCGAGAAGCTGAAGAAGGAAGGTTTTGCCGTTACCGGCCCGCATCCGGCAGACACGCTGTTCAACAAGAATGCGCGCAAGAAATATGACGTTGCACTGGCGATGTATCACGATCAGGCGCTGATTCCGGTCAAGACCATCGCCTTTGACGAAACGGTCAACGTTACGCTCGGACTGCCTTTCATGCGCACATCACCCGACCATGGCACGGCGCTGGACATTGCCACCAAGGGCATAGCCAATCCGTCCAGCCTGTTGGCTGCACTCAAGCTGGCCAACGAAGTGAAGATTTGATAATCAGGACAAATCCGAGATTCGTCGGCAAGCTTGAAAGACACATGAATGGCCCAGATTGATGATCTTCCACCCCTAAGGGAAGTAATAGAACGACACGACCTGCGGGCCAAGAAAAGTCTGGGCCAGAATTTCCTGCTCGACCTCAACCTGACCTGCCGTATCGCCCGCTCGGCGGGTGATCTGACCAACCATACGGTCATCGAGGTCGGCCCCGGCCCCGGCGGCCTGACCCGGGCGCTGCTGCATGAGGGAGCAAAACGGGTCATTGCCATCGAGATGGACCCGCGCGCGCTAGGTGCTCTTGACGAGATTTCGGCCCACTATCCCGAGCGCCTGGAAGTCATCGAGGGCGATGCGCTCAAGGTTGACATGGCCAGCCTGGTGGACGAGGGCCCCGTGCGGATCGTCGCCAACCTGCCCTACAATGTCGGCACGCAACTGCTGCTGAACTGGTTGGAACTGGACCCATGGCCCCCCTTCTACGAATCGCTCACGCTGATGTTCCAGAAGGAAGTGGCTGAACGCATCATCGCCACGGAAGAAGACAAGGCCTATGGCCGCCTTGGCGTCATTGCAGGCTGGCGCACCCACGCCGACAAACTGTTCGACGTGGCAAAGGAATGCTTCAGCCCGCCGCCCAAGGTCACTTCCTCCATCGTGCATCTGACCCCTAGGGCCAATCCCCTACCCTGCAATCTGCGCACGCTGGAACAGGTGACGGCCGCGGCCTTCGGTCAGCGCCGCAAGATGCTACGCCAGAGCCTCAAGAGCCTCAATGTCGATCACCTCGCCCTCATCGAGGATGCAGGACTTGATCCGACCCAGCGGGCCGAGACCGTCTCTGTGGAGGGGTTTGTCGCCATGGCCAACTGTCTTGACCGCATGCGCGGCTGAGATCCTGCGACCAAAAATCTTGATCCAACAAAAAGGCCCGGACACACATG
Proteins encoded:
- a CDS encoding peptidylprolyl isomerase; translated protein: MKHVQLKKTLSILALAVFVLAASAQTQRAVASTIKAVVNGAVITDFDIAQRQRLERLLSGGRRSLGSTAALNLLIDDKLKLFEARNRNMTASDGQIENAMQNMARNAQMDKKRLVSIFNQAGVNVETLKDWLKVQLSWRDLVEARFNTQVHVDEAEIYQMLSDQAKKDGVVQDAIQFDLTRVLFITRTKSSSAAKNQRLVEAKRFQSRFISCEKDLEAARRLTDVAVERIGRKTTTELPEPLAKRLRDTEVNKLTPPIQVNDGYEMVAVCGKKDLGKQATLRTEIQTKIRDEKSKVMERKYISELRATAIIDKR
- the pdxA gene encoding 4-hydroxythreonine-4-phosphate dehydrogenase PdxA; the encoded protein is MASNRDILAVSIGEPAGIGPEIILKAWLSREKEGLNPFVVFSDPELLKARARLFGLTVPVRVCKPEEVFDAFPMTLPVIPLENKLSDNPGELEVCNAPGVIESIEKATDAVLTGQAKAVVTLPIQKANLYEFGFKHPGHTEFLGALSEQHTGQKVQPVMMLAGPELRTIPVTGHIAINRVAPSLTPDLLESITRITIHDLQTRFGIAKPKIAIAGLNPHAGEGGAMGKEDATIIAPVIEKLKKEGFAVTGPHPADTLFNKNARKKYDVALAMYHDQALIPVKTIAFDETVNVTLGLPFMRTSPDHGTALDIATKGIANPSSLLAALKLANEVKI
- the rsmA gene encoding 16S rRNA (adenine(1518)-N(6)/adenine(1519)-N(6))-dimethyltransferase RsmA: MAQIDDLPPLREVIERHDLRAKKSLGQNFLLDLNLTCRIARSAGDLTNHTVIEVGPGPGGLTRALLHEGAKRVIAIEMDPRALGALDEISAHYPERLEVIEGDALKVDMASLVDEGPVRIVANLPYNVGTQLLLNWLELDPWPPFYESLTLMFQKEVAERIIATEEDKAYGRLGVIAGWRTHADKLFDVAKECFSPPPKVTSSIVHLTPRANPLPCNLRTLEQVTAAAFGQRRKMLRQSLKSLNVDHLALIEDAGLDPTQRAETVSVEGFVAMANCLDRMRG